One Alphaproteobacteria bacterium DNA segment encodes these proteins:
- a CDS encoding SAM-dependent methyltransferase, whose amino-acid sequence MQNQPRPEPTAAFLELIRRIADNGCVTVAEFMEVAAGHYYAARDPFGADGDFTTAPEISQMFGEMIGAWVVDGWMQLGKPEFARLIELGPGRGTLAADVMRTISAWPDCKAAFQLHLVENSPLLRRHQAEVLKGYDPVWHEKLEEVPPGVSFILANEFFDALPIHQYIMVNGEWHERCIGFDRMKDSFFFMTQPYEGPPLPPAPEAAIIEKSPASLAAMDQIVTLLDESGGAALLIDYGYDQLGFGDTLQTLRRHAFTDVLENPGGDDITAHVDFVSLKERAARRLDVHGPAEQGAFLLNLGIAQRAEALQGKASEKQLDDIQKAFHRLTSPDEMGSLFKVLGLTRKGDTIKPAGFDAPHPFSEEQEE is encoded by the coding sequence ATGCAGAACCAGCCAAGGCCTGAACCGACCGCCGCTTTTCTGGAACTGATCCGCCGCATCGCGGATAACGGCTGCGTGACCGTGGCAGAATTCATGGAAGTGGCGGCAGGGCATTACTATGCCGCGCGGGATCCGTTCGGCGCGGACGGCGATTTCACGACCGCGCCCGAAATTTCACAGATGTTCGGCGAAATGATCGGCGCATGGGTCGTGGACGGCTGGATGCAATTAGGCAAGCCCGAATTCGCACGGCTGATCGAACTGGGGCCGGGCAGGGGCACGCTTGCCGCCGATGTGATGCGTACTATTTCCGCATGGCCTGATTGCAAGGCCGCGTTCCAGCTTCACCTTGTCGAAAACAGCCCGCTGCTGCGCCGTCATCAGGCGGAGGTTTTGAAGGGCTATGATCCCGTCTGGCATGAAAAACTGGAGGAAGTGCCGCCCGGCGTTTCATTCATCCTTGCCAATGAATTTTTCGATGCGCTGCCCATCCACCAATACATCATGGTAAACGGCGAATGGCATGAACGCTGCATCGGGTTCGACCGCATGAAGGACAGTTTTTTCTTCATGACGCAGCCTTACGAAGGCCCGCCGTTGCCGCCCGCGCCGGAAGCCGCGATCATCGAGAAAAGCCCAGCCTCGCTGGCCGCGATGGACCAGATCGTGACTCTGCTGGATGAATCCGGCGGCGCGGCGCTGCTGATCGATTACGGCTATGACCAATTGGGTTTCGGCGACACGCTGCAAACGCTGCGCCGCCATGCCTTTACCGATGTGCTGGAAAATCCCGGCGGCGACGACATTACCGCGCATGTCGATTTTGTCAGTCTGAAAGAGCGTGCGGCGCGGAGGCTGGATGTGCATGGACCTGCGGAGCAGGGGGCGTTCCTGCTGAACCTCGGAATCGCGCAGCGCGCGGAGGCTTTGCAGGGGAAGGCGAGCGAGAAGCAGCTGGACGATATCCAGAAAGCATTCCACCGCCTGACATCGCCGGACGAGATGGGCAGCCTGTTCAAGGTATTGGGCCTGACGCGCAAAGGCGATACAATCAAGCCCGCCGGCTTTGATGCGCCGCATCCGTTTTCGGAGGAGCAGGAAGAATGA
- a CDS encoding prolipoprotein diacylglyceryl transferase, which yields MSCFTFPDIDPIAISLGPLHIRWYALAYLTGFIGGWIYGSWLADLDRDRRPNRLDIDNILPWLVLGVILGGRIGYVLFYNFEAFMAEPIQIFKIWEGGMSFHGGLLGVVIAIVGYSRYHKFHPFAMGDIISTVVPIGLFFGRLANFVNGELFGRPTNVPWCMYFPHGGPDVPRHPSQLYEAGLEGLLLGCILFLMARNAKIRRSPGFLFGTLLVGYGLSRAFVEYFREPDVQLGLYFGYFSMGQLLCLPMIIAGLLIIQYARKNAEPAKA from the coding sequence ATGTCCTGCTTTACCTTTCCCGATATCGACCCCATTGCGATCAGCCTTGGGCCTCTGCATATCCGCTGGTATGCGCTGGCTTATCTGACGGGCTTCATTGGCGGCTGGATTTACGGCAGCTGGCTGGCCGATCTGGACCGTGACCGCCGCCCGAACCGTCTCGATATCGACAATATCCTGCCCTGGCTGGTGTTGGGGGTCATTCTGGGCGGCCGTATCGGATACGTCCTGTTTTACAATTTTGAAGCCTTCATGGCCGAACCGATCCAGATTTTCAAAATCTGGGAAGGCGGCATGTCGTTCCATGGCGGGTTGCTAGGCGTAGTGATCGCGATTGTGGGATATTCCCGCTATCACAAATTCCATCCCTTCGCGATGGGCGACATTATATCGACCGTTGTGCCGATCGGATTGTTCTTTGGCCGTCTGGCGAATTTCGTGAACGGTGAATTGTTCGGGCGTCCGACCAATGTGCCGTGGTGCATGTATTTTCCCCATGGCGGCCCCGATGTGCCGCGCCACCCAAGCCAGCTGTACGAAGCGGGGCTGGAGGGGCTGCTGCTGGGGTGCATCCTGTTTCTGATGGCGCGCAACGCAAAAATCCGCCGCAGCCCGGGCTTTCTGTTCGGCACGCTGCTTGTTGGGTACGGTCTCAGCCGCGCCTTTGTGGAATATTTCCGCGAGCCGGATGTGCAGCTCGGTCTTTACTTCGGCTATTTCTCGATGGGGCAGCTGTTGTGCCTGCCGATGATTATTGCCGGCCTTTTGATTATTCAATATGCGCGAAAAAATGCAGAACCAGCCAAGGCCTGA
- a CDS encoding accessory factor UbiK family protein, with translation MRSARDNLKLFDDLAKMATGALGSFGDVREQVRKLVKERVDQALSKMDLVTREEFERVEAMAERARERQEDLEDRLKALEKSLKTKAAPSPALKAAKGRKK, from the coding sequence ATGAGAAGTGCGCGCGACAATCTGAAGTTATTCGACGACCTCGCCAAAATGGCGACCGGTGCCTTGGGCTCGTTCGGCGATGTGCGCGAACAGGTGCGCAAGCTGGTCAAGGAACGTGTCGATCAGGCGCTGTCCAAAATGGACCTCGTCACCCGCGAAGAATTCGAACGCGTCGAAGCGATGGCCGAGCGCGCCCGCGAACGCCAGGAAGATCTCGAAGACCGCCTGAAGGCGCTCGAAAAATCGCTAAAAACCAAAGCCGCCCCGTCACCCGCACTGAAAGCGGCAAAAGGAAGAAAAAAATGA
- a CDS encoding YbjN domain-containing protein yields MISSPFDYAPDIGDNNPLEMVEELCESKGWKFVRVDNELMTLTVQGTKAKYEICLEWQEEFSAVLFACSIPLEIKDDVYDAGALAIQEINENLWLGHFDLSNKGVFPTYRHTLLFRMIPAGLAVDIVQDTIEIAIAECNRFYPTFQLIQAGDARVQDNLNAAIFETVGEA; encoded by the coding sequence ATGATCAGCTCACCCTTCGATTACGCACCGGATATCGGCGACAACAACCCGCTCGAAATGGTCGAGGAACTTTGCGAAAGCAAGGGCTGGAAATTCGTGCGCGTCGATAACGAACTGATGACGCTGACCGTGCAGGGTACGAAAGCAAAATACGAAATCTGCCTCGAATGGCAGGAAGAATTCTCCGCCGTCCTGTTCGCCTGCTCGATCCCGCTGGAAATCAAGGACGACGTTTACGATGCAGGTGCGCTGGCCATTCAGGAAATCAACGAAAACCTGTGGCTCGGCCATTTCGACCTGTCGAACAAGGGCGTGTTCCCGACCTATCGACACACACTGCTTTTCCGCATGATACCCGCCGGCCTTGCCGTCGATATCGTGCAGGACACGATCGAAATCGCGATCGCCGAATGCAACCGTTTCTACCCGACCTTCCAATTGATCCAGGCGGGTGACGCGCGCGTGCAGGACAACCTGAACGCGGCCATTTTCGAAACCGTCGGCGAAGCGTAA
- a CDS encoding pyrroline-5-carboxylate reductase has product MPASNILLVGCGKMGGALLRRWQELQLYKDIRIVEPSPINVLAAKQVPDFSKIPATFKPGVIVMAVKPQVLPDVTAPYKDYAAKGALVISIAAGRPVSFFEKELGKKAAIVRSMPNTPASIGEGISVAYANRNVTRTQKALAAELLGAVGDVLWVADEKLLNPVTALSGSGPAYVFLLIEALTNAGKKIGLEAKMAEQLARKTVIGSAALAKESADIPASKLRDNVTSPGGTTAAALDVLMKDEALQKLFDKALLAATKRAEALSK; this is encoded by the coding sequence ATGCCAGCATCGAATATCCTGCTCGTCGGCTGCGGCAAGATGGGCGGCGCATTGCTTCGCCGCTGGCAGGAACTACAGCTGTATAAAGACATCCGCATCGTGGAACCGTCGCCGATCAACGTGCTGGCGGCAAAACAGGTACCCGATTTTTCCAAAATTCCCGCGACGTTCAAGCCCGGCGTCATCGTCATGGCGGTGAAACCGCAGGTGCTGCCGGATGTGACAGCGCCGTACAAGGATTACGCGGCCAAGGGCGCCTTGGTGATTTCCATCGCCGCAGGCCGTCCGGTTTCCTTTTTTGAAAAAGAGCTCGGCAAGAAAGCCGCCATCGTGCGTTCCATGCCGAACACCCCCGCCTCCATCGGCGAAGGCATTTCGGTTGCCTATGCAAACCGCAACGTCACGCGCACGCAGAAGGCGCTAGCGGCCGAACTGCTCGGCGCTGTGGGCGATGTGTTGTGGGTGGCGGATGAAAAACTGCTGAACCCCGTGACCGCGCTTTCCGGCAGCGGCCCCGCCTATGTGTTCCTGCTGATCGAGGCATTGACGAATGCCGGCAAGAAAATCGGCCTTGAAGCGAAAATGGCGGAACAGCTGGCGCGCAAGACCGTTATCGGCTCCGCCGCGCTTGCCAAAGAATCCGCCGACATCCCCGCCTCCAAACTGCGCGACAACGTGACATCGCCGGGCGGCACGACGGCGGCGGCGCTGGATGTACTGATGAAGGACGAAGCGTTGCAAAAACTGTTCGACAAGGCGCTGCTGGCGGCCACAAAACGCGCGGAAGCGCTGTCGAAGTAA
- a CDS encoding MucR family transcriptional regulator: MDDKSKADLLAHTSQIVAGYAAHHKVDNLPALIREVFDTLQGLQKGEVKHVHAHGLEPAVSVAKSIMPDYLVCLEDGKKMKMLKRYLKTAYNMTPEDYRAKWNLPDDYPMVAPNYAEKRSSLAKAIGLGTDNNRGRK; encoded by the coding sequence ATGGACGACAAGTCAAAAGCCGATCTGCTGGCTCATACATCACAGATCGTTGCGGGTTATGCCGCGCATCACAAGGTCGATAACCTGCCCGCGCTGATCCGCGAAGTTTTCGACACATTGCAGGGGCTGCAAAAAGGCGAAGTGAAGCATGTCCATGCGCATGGGCTGGAACCCGCCGTTTCCGTCGCGAAATCGATCATGCCCGATTATCTGGTCTGCCTCGAAGACGGCAAAAAGATGAAGATGCTCAAGCGTTATTTGAAAACCGCCTATAACATGACGCCCGAAGATTACCGTGCGAAATGGAATTTGCCCGACGATTACCCGATGGTCGCGCCGAATTATGCGGAAAAACGCTCCAGTCTTGCGAAGGCAATCGGTTTGGGAACAGATAATAACCGCGGCAGGAAATAA
- the tsaB gene encoding tRNA (adenosine(37)-N6)-threonylcarbamoyltransferase complex dimerization subunit type 1 TsaB has product MKCLAVNTANTLLTLALVIDGQLVHAYETSETRDQGNLLLQHAQKALDAAQLTYQQLDLLAVVTGPGSFTGIRIGLATMRALAMAAEVPVMGVSAFELFAAQRTGHANIICVESWREELYFQANDTAGNIVIPPVNLSPEDFLQKLAPVPGPYLLSGDAAEKLQPLLAGAVMHDAKTTAADAARIAAAKFQKTGQGEHPVPFYLREADVTIAKS; this is encoded by the coding sequence GTGAAGTGCCTTGCGGTCAATACGGCGAATACGCTGCTGACGCTCGCCCTCGTGATCGACGGGCAGCTGGTGCATGCCTATGAAACATCCGAAACGAGGGATCAGGGCAACCTGCTGCTCCAGCACGCGCAAAAGGCGCTGGATGCCGCGCAACTGACTTATCAACAGCTGGATTTGCTGGCGGTCGTGACGGGGCCGGGCAGTTTTACGGGCATCCGCATCGGCCTTGCCACCATGCGCGCCCTGGCGATGGCTGCGGAAGTGCCGGTGATGGGCGTTTCGGCATTTGAATTGTTCGCGGCGCAGCGTACAGGGCATGCCAATATCATCTGTGTCGAGTCTTGGCGCGAGGAACTGTATTTTCAAGCAAACGATACGGCCGGAAATATCGTTATTCCGCCCGTGAACCTGTCGCCGGAAGATTTCCTGCAAAAACTTGCGCCTGTTCCGGGGCCTTATCTGTTGTCGGGCGATGCTGCCGAAAAACTGCAGCCGTTATTGGCGGGCGCTGTGATGCACGACGCGAAAACTACGGCGGCGGATGCGGCGCGGATTGCGGCTGCGAAATTCCAAAAGACAGGGCAGGGCGAGCATCCTGTGCCGTTCTATTTGCGCGAAGCCGATGTCACCATTGCAAAATCCTGA
- a CDS encoding malonic semialdehyde reductase, with protein sequence MTGTPLTDQAFDTIFRKARTANGWLDKPVSDELLQKIHDDMKFGPTSANSCPLRIVFLKTTEAKTRLKPFLMESNVSKVMTSPVTAIFAWDNEFYEKLPKLFPHTDARSWFAGNPDAIFDGAFRNSSLQAAYFMIAARAHGLDCGPMSGFDKAKTDAEFFPDGKWKSNFICALGYGDDSKLFGRNPRLTFEEACKIL encoded by the coding sequence ATGACCGGAACGCCATTAACAGACCAGGCTTTCGATACTATTTTCAGGAAAGCGCGCACCGCAAATGGCTGGCTGGACAAGCCTGTTTCCGACGAATTGTTGCAAAAAATCCACGATGACATGAAATTCGGGCCTACAAGCGCGAATTCCTGCCCCTTGCGTATTGTCTTTTTGAAAACGACCGAGGCGAAAACGCGCCTTAAGCCGTTCCTGATGGAAAGCAACGTGTCGAAAGTCATGACATCGCCCGTGACGGCGATTTTTGCATGGGATAACGAATTCTACGAAAAGCTGCCCAAGCTGTTCCCGCATACCGATGCGCGGTCGTGGTTCGCCGGAAACCCTGATGCGATTTTCGACGGCGCGTTCCGCAACAGTTCGCTGCAGGCCGCGTATTTCATGATCGCGGCGCGCGCGCACGGGCTCGATTGCGGGCCGATGTCGGGTTTTGACAAGGCGAAAACCGATGCGGAATTCTTTCCCGACGGAAAATGGAAATCGAATTTCATCTGCGCGCTTGGCTATGGCGACGACAGCAAGCTGTTCGGCCGCAACCCGCGGCTGACCTTTGAAGAGGCGTGCAAAATCCTGTGA
- a CDS encoding polysaccharide deacetylase family protein has product MSLLLGTPAHASIEADQSSAVVFVYQRIGEDSMPRSSISTDQFRAHINELKAGGYKVLPLPKIIEAIRAGDSLPQNTVAITFDGAYTSTLNNALPLLKEAGLPYTLFFSTDMADGAPTHAGWDQLKSLGRDGLASFGIMPSGYVHMVGQTPAQNAALVNKAMTRFKEEMGEDPPFFAYPYGEYSAAVKKLLGDYAFKAVFALQSGVVHGKSDFLALPRFIMTDNYGDLDRFRLTANALPLPVSDVIPEDMVLKDNPPLVGFTVTPELTSLSKLSCFASGIGKLDLARPGSGRIEIRLKEPLQERRTRINCTLPDDTIIPGRPQSWRWFGVQLIAPDFGDDSEADAATPAQSGEEDSDTDENPGEE; this is encoded by the coding sequence TTGAGCCTTTTGCTGGGCACGCCCGCGCATGCGTCGATCGAGGCCGACCAGAGCAGCGCGGTCGTATTCGTGTATCAGCGCATCGGCGAAGACAGCATGCCACGCAGCAGCATTTCGACCGACCAGTTCCGCGCGCATATCAACGAATTGAAAGCAGGCGGATACAAGGTGCTGCCCCTGCCGAAAATCATCGAGGCGATCCGCGCGGGCGACAGCCTGCCACAGAACACCGTCGCGATCACCTTTGACGGCGCATATACATCGACGCTGAATAACGCCCTGCCCTTGCTTAAGGAAGCAGGCCTGCCCTATACGCTGTTTTTTTCAACCGACATGGCCGACGGCGCGCCCACGCATGCAGGCTGGGACCAGTTGAAATCGCTCGGCCGCGACGGGCTTGCCAGCTTCGGCATTATGCCGTCTGGCTATGTGCACATGGTAGGGCAAACGCCGGCGCAGAACGCCGCGCTGGTGAACAAGGCCATGACACGCTTCAAAGAAGAAATGGGCGAAGATCCTCCGTTCTTTGCATATCCGTATGGCGAATATTCGGCAGCCGTCAAAAAACTGCTGGGCGATTACGCGTTCAAGGCGGTTTTTGCGCTGCAATCCGGTGTTGTACACGGCAAATCCGACTTCCTTGCCCTGCCGCGCTTTATCATGACCGATAATTACGGCGACCTTGACCGTTTCCGCCTGACCGCCAACGCCCTGCCCCTGCCCGTCAGCGATGTCATTCCCGAAGACATGGTGCTGAAGGATAACCCGCCGCTTGTGGGTTTTACGGTGACACCGGAACTGACGAGCCTGTCGAAGCTGTCCTGCTTCGCATCCGGCATCGGCAAGCTCGATCTTGCGCGCCCCGGCAGCGGACGCATAGAAATCCGCCTGAAAGAACCCCTGCAGGAACGCCGCACGCGCATCAACTGCACCCTGCCCGACGACACCATCATTCCCGGCCGCCCGCAAAGCTGGCGATGGTTCGGCGTTCAGCTGATCGCGCCGGATTTCGGCGACGACAGCGAAGCCGATGCCGCAACGCCCGCGCAATCCGGTGAGGAAGATTCCGATACCGACGAAAATCCCGGCGAAGAATAA
- a CDS encoding superoxide dismutase, whose protein sequence is MSDAKPAQFVLPALPYAKDALQPHISANTFDYHYGKHHKAYVDKANELVVGTGLEGKSLEDVIIEAKKKGLGPLFNNVAQIYNHNVFWESMKPNGGGTPTGTLLDKINEAFGSFDKFKEQFVAAGVGQFGSGWVWLVESGGKLEIVKSANAETPLTDGKKILMVCDVWEHAYYLDYQNRRADFVKVFVEKLANWDYASANLAKPAAPKP, encoded by the coding sequence ATGTCCGACGCAAAACCCGCACAATTCGTGCTGCCCGCGCTGCCCTATGCGAAAGACGCGCTGCAGCCGCATATTTCGGCGAACACGTTCGATTATCACTACGGCAAGCATCACAAGGCGTATGTCGATAAAGCCAACGAGCTTGTCGTCGGCACCGGCCTTGAAGGCAAATCGCTGGAAGATGTCATCATCGAAGCCAAGAAAAAAGGCCTCGGCCCGCTGTTTAACAACGTGGCGCAGATTTATAACCACAACGTGTTCTGGGAGAGCATGAAGCCCAATGGCGGCGGTACCCCCACCGGCACGCTGCTGGATAAAATCAACGAAGCCTTCGGCAGCTTTGACAAGTTCAAGGAACAATTTGTGGCGGCTGGCGTCGGCCAGTTCGGTTCGGGCTGGGTCTGGCTGGTGGAATCAGGCGGCAAGCTGGAGATTGTGAAATCGGCCAACGCCGAAACCCCGCTGACCGACGGCAAGAAAATCCTGATGGTCTGCGACGTGTGGGAACACGCCTACTACCTCGACTACCAGAACCGCCGCGCGGATTTCGTGAAGGTGTTCGTCGAGAAACTGGCAAACTGGGATTACGCAAGCGCCAACCTTGCGAAGCCCGCCGCGCCCAAACCGTAA
- a CDS encoding Mth938-like domain-containing protein, with protein MADVTPLIGPEAKIIQNYTARGFRINGAEYFGAIVIAGDEVLPLDVKAVTGLQFPHIAMLERFDVNYLIIGAAKSAMLDAALLTALKSRGVVAEVMELGAACRTYNVLRTEGRQVAAVLIPAGPPEDKKG; from the coding sequence ATGGCTGATGTCACGCCGCTGATCGGCCCCGAGGCCAAGATCATCCAGAACTACACCGCGCGCGGGTTTCGCATTAACGGTGCCGAATACTTTGGCGCGATCGTAATTGCGGGCGACGAGGTTTTACCGCTGGATGTCAAAGCGGTGACCGGGCTGCAATTCCCCCATATCGCGATGCTGGAGCGTTTCGACGTCAATTACCTGATCATCGGCGCGGCAAAATCCGCCATGCTGGATGCGGCGTTGCTGACTGCGCTGAAGTCGCGCGGCGTTGTCGCCGAAGTGATGGAGCTGGGCGCTGCCTGCCGCACATATAACGTATTACGTACCGAGGGCAGGCAGGTCGCCGCCGTATTGATCCCTGCAGGCCCGCCGGAAGATAAAAAAGGTTAA
- the secF gene encoding protein translocase subunit SecF: MSGFRFRIVKDKTDFNFMGVHLYTFTLSAIMAVAVIVLLFTKGLNLGIDFTGGVLIEVKPAPGMTIEKIRADLHGLSHGTPSIQEFGADAVLVKIPGREADVATQKALNAEVQKLLPGAEFRRVEYVGPHVGSELITAGITAFVYSMIGILGYIWIRFEWQFGVVAVFALAHDMLATLLFFLVTQIEFDLSTVAAALLVAGYSINETVVVFDRIREMLRKYRRTPMGEIVNISINDVLGRTLMTTMTTFMSMGALCIFGGEAIKGFTYAMLVGILFGPYSSMFFSAPLLTYMNVRRGPEESGEKDKANGDDKRGKLAKA; encoded by the coding sequence ATGTCTGGTTTCCGTTTCCGGATCGTCAAGGATAAAACCGATTTCAACTTCATGGGTGTGCACCTGTACACCTTTACGCTGTCGGCGATCATGGCCGTGGCGGTCATCGTGCTGCTGTTCACCAAGGGGCTGAACCTTGGCATCGACTTTACCGGCGGTGTACTGATCGAAGTAAAGCCAGCGCCCGGCATGACGATCGAGAAAATCCGCGCTGACCTGCATGGGCTCAGCCACGGAACGCCTTCGATCCAGGAATTCGGGGCGGATGCCGTGCTGGTAAAAATTCCCGGCCGCGAAGCCGATGTCGCGACGCAAAAGGCGCTGAACGCCGAAGTGCAGAAATTGCTGCCCGGCGCCGAATTCCGCCGCGTCGAATATGTCGGCCCGCACGTGGGCAGCGAGTTGATCACCGCTGGCATCACGGCCTTCGTCTATTCCATGATAGGCATTCTGGGGTATATCTGGATCCGCTTTGAATGGCAGTTTGGCGTGGTCGCCGTCTTCGCGCTGGCGCACGACATGCTGGCGACGCTGCTGTTCTTCCTGGTCACGCAGATCGAATTCGACCTGTCGACCGTCGCGGCCGCGCTTCTGGTCGCCGGTTATTCGATCAACGAAACCGTTGTAGTTTTTGACCGTATTCGCGAAATGCTGCGCAAATACCGCCGTACACCCATGGGTGAAATCGTCAATATTTCGATCAACGACGTTCTGGGCCGTACGCTGATGACCACAATGACGACCTTTATGTCGATGGGTGCGCTGTGCATCTTCGGCGGCGAGGCGATCAAGGGGTTCACCTACGCCATGCTGGTCGGCATCCTGTTCGGCCCGTATTCGTCGATGTTCTTCTCGGCTCCGCTGCTGACTTACATGAATGTCCGCCGCGGCCCCGAAGAGTCCGGCGAGAAGGACAAGGCGAATGGTGATGACAAGCGCGGCAAGCTGGCAAAAGCCTGA
- the secD gene encoding protein translocase subunit SecD — MLNIEKWKVVLTILICVLGIAYCVPNLLPKEQQEAMEKNLPSWFPTKTVNLGLDLRGGSHLLLEVDLKPVIARRMEAMETEARKQLRKENIGYTDLQSGHDGVSFKLVKPQEDADAARKIARGLEQLAAVNVTAEGLVTVKLDEVASRELTSQILNQSIEIVRRRVDETGTREPIIQRQGSDRIVLQLPGVDDPQHIKDLLGVMAKMSFHLVDEDSMTTGKGGAGSMKLPMSEHPGQSIYVKRQAVIDGDTLVDAQPQIDRLSGAAVSFRLNNLGGKQFCDVSRANVGKPFAIVLELDEGKPSVISAPVIREPICGGNGQISGGFDVKQATDLALLLRSGALPAALTVVEERSVGPSLGSDSVASGKIASGVAFIAVALLMMASYGLFGFFAVIALGFNLVLIFALLSMLQATLTLPGIAAIILTMGIGVDANVLVYERIREEIRHGRSVLSSVDTGYRQALRTIFDSNLTTLIVAIILFSFGSGPVKGFAVAMSIGIITSLFASIMVTRLIVITWLRKTKPATLHL; from the coding sequence ATGCTCAATATCGAAAAATGGAAAGTCGTCCTGACGATCCTGATTTGCGTGCTCGGCATCGCTTATTGCGTTCCAAACTTGCTGCCGAAAGAGCAGCAGGAAGCAATGGAAAAGAACCTGCCCAGCTGGTTCCCGACCAAAACCGTAAACCTAGGCCTTGACTTGCGCGGCGGTTCGCACCTGCTGCTGGAAGTCGATTTGAAGCCCGTTATCGCGCGACGCATGGAGGCGATGGAAACCGAAGCGCGCAAACAGCTGCGCAAGGAAAACATCGGTTACACCGACCTGCAATCCGGTCATGACGGCGTTTCGTTCAAGCTGGTCAAGCCGCAGGAAGATGCCGATGCTGCGCGCAAGATTGCCCGCGGGCTGGAACAGCTGGCGGCAGTCAACGTCACCGCCGAAGGCCTTGTCACCGTCAAGCTGGACGAAGTGGCATCGCGCGAGCTGACTTCGCAGATCCTCAACCAGTCCATCGAAATCGTGCGCCGCCGCGTCGATGAAACCGGCACGCGGGAGCCTATCATCCAGCGTCAGGGTTCCGACCGCATCGTGTTGCAGCTGCCCGGCGTCGATGATCCCCAGCACATCAAGGACCTTCTGGGCGTGATGGCGAAAATGTCGTTCCATCTTGTCGATGAAGACTCTATGACGACAGGCAAGGGCGGCGCAGGCTCGATGAAGCTGCCGATGAGCGAACATCCCGGCCAGTCTATCTACGTCAAGCGTCAGGCCGTCATCGACGGCGACACGCTGGTGGATGCGCAGCCGCAGATCGACCGCCTGTCGGGTGCTGCCGTTTCGTTCCGTCTTAACAACCTTGGCGGCAAGCAGTTCTGTGATGTGTCGCGCGCCAATGTGGGCAAACCTTTCGCGATTGTGCTGGAACTTGATGAAGGTAAGCCTTCCGTCATTTCCGCACCCGTTATCCGCGAGCCGATCTGCGGCGGCAACGGCCAGATTTCCGGCGGTTTCGACGTGAAACAGGCGACCGACCTTGCGCTGCTGCTCCGCTCCGGCGCGCTGCCGGCCGCCCTGACGGTTGTTGAAGAACGCAGCGTCGGCCCCAGCCTTGGTTCCGACTCTGTCGCATCCGGCAAAATCGCTTCGGGTGTCGCGTTTATTGCCGTCGCCTTGCTTATGATGGCATCCTACGGGCTGTTTGGCTTCTTTGCTGTCATTGCGCTTGGCTTCAACCTTGTGCTGATCTTTGCGCTGCTGTCGATGCTGCAAGCGACGCTGACGCTGCCCGGTATCGCGGCGATCATCCTGACCATGGGTATCGGCGTCGATGCGAACGTCCTTGTGTATGAACGCATCCGCGAGGAAATCCGCCATGGCCGCTCCGTGCTGTCGTCGGTCGATACGGGGTATCGTCAGGCGCTGCGCACCATTTTTGACTCGAACCTGACGACGCTGATCGTGGCGATCATCCTGTTCTCCTTCGGTTCCGGCCCCGTCAAGGGCTTCGCCGTCGCGATGAGCATCGGTATCATCACCTCGCTGTTCGCCTCGATCATGGTCACCCGCCTGATCGTCATTACATGGCTTCGCAAAACGAAGCCCGCCACGCTTCACCTGTAA
- the yajC gene encoding preprotein translocase subunit YajC codes for MFITPAWAEEAAEVATGTADAAAGSPGILVTMMPLVLIFFVFYLMVIRPQNKRIIDHRKMMQNLQKGDKIVTGGGLVATIKKVLNDDEVLIDLGHGVEAVAVRQTIMTVRESSYRKAEEQKIAVEEAQKAAKEAAKKASS; via the coding sequence ATGTTCATCACCCCCGCTTGGGCAGAAGAAGCCGCCGAAGTTGCAACCGGAACCGCAGACGCAGCGGCAGGCAGCCCCGGCATTCTTGTGACCATGATGCCGCTCGTGCTGATCTTCTTTGTCTTTTATCTTATGGTTATCCGCCCGCAGAACAAGCGCATCATCGACCATCGCAAAATGATGCAGAACCTGCAAAAGGGCGACAAGATCGTGACGGGCGGCGGCCTGGTCGCGACGATCAAAAAAGTCCTGAATGACGACGAGGTCCTGATCGATCTCGGTCATGGCGTGGAGGCTGTTGCCGTTCGCCAGACGATCATGACCGTGCGCGAGTCCAGCTACCGCAAAGCGGAAGAGCAGAAGATCGCCGTCGAGGAAGCGCAGAAAGCCGCCAAAGAAGCCGCGAAAAAGGCATCTTCTTAA